From a region of the Candidatus Zixiibacteriota bacterium genome:
- the ppdK gene encoding pyruvate, phosphate dikinase — protein MSPKKTSGADKTASKKTSKKTTKKTTKGNAEPAARKTAVKKSTGKTTKTVTKTTATKGRSKSAAASGKYYYFFADGKADGNADMKDLLGGKGAGLAEMTNAGIPVPPGFTITTEVCRLYYENNLTVPKEIDAGLEASVAMMEKATGKKFGDADNPLLVSVRSGAKFSMPGMMDTVLNLGLNETTLEGLAARSNNRRFALDSYRRFISMFGNVVLGIDKDVFEEVITKTKATRRVKQDSSLQEADLKDIIKKFKKIIKRKTGEDFPDDPFVQLRMSRDAVFRSWNNPRAISYRRLNNLPSDLGTAVNIQTMVFGNLGNDSGTGVGFTRNPATGVKEFYGEYLLNAQGEDVVAGIRTPQPIDQLNTDMPEVYKQLKSITTRLEKHYRDVQDFEFTIEDKKLYMLQTRTGKRTVQAAIRIAVDMVKEKLITKEEAIMRIEPQQLDQLLHPSLDPKATYDVVTTGLAASPGAASGAVYFTADDVVKHGAKKPSVLVREETNPDDIEGMNAAVGILTARGGMTSHAAVVARGMGKCCVSGAEAIRVNAKKKQFQIGKLIIKEGEIITLNGSTGQVILGEVPTVDPELSGEFSEFMSWADEIRHLRVRTNADTPRDAEQAIKFGAEGIGLCRTEHMFFAEDRIPIVQRMILADTPEERQAALDKLLPFQKKDFIGIFNAMNGLPVTIRTLDPPLHEFLPDKASVQAKIDALDKKDDEYEEKYERLRKVLRRIDELKEVNPMLGHRGCRLGIVYPEITEMQVRAIIEAACALLKDKKKVHPEIMIPLVGHVNEFKNQKEVVLRVAAEVMARRKIKKLDFMVGTMIEIPRAALTADEIAAEAEFFSFGTNDLTQMSMGFSRDDAGKFLNFYVENGILPRDPFVSLDQEGVGQLIKMGRDKGVSVREDLKVGICGEHGGDPDSIDFCHRVGMNYVSCSPFRVPIARLAAAQATIRNGSKSKAKSK, from the coding sequence ATGTCGCCTAAGAAGACTTCAGGCGCCGACAAGACCGCCTCGAAGAAAACAAGCAAGAAGACGACGAAAAAGACAACCAAGGGAAACGCTGAACCGGCGGCCCGGAAGACGGCCGTCAAAAAGTCAACGGGAAAGACGACGAAAACTGTGACCAAGACAACTGCTACTAAGGGGCGTTCCAAGAGCGCCGCTGCATCAGGCAAGTACTACTATTTCTTTGCCGACGGCAAAGCCGATGGCAATGCCGATATGAAAGACCTGCTCGGGGGGAAAGGCGCCGGGCTGGCCGAAATGACCAACGCCGGTATTCCGGTACCTCCGGGATTCACGATCACGACCGAAGTCTGCAGGTTGTATTACGAAAACAATCTCACGGTGCCTAAGGAGATCGATGCCGGACTCGAAGCCAGTGTGGCAATGATGGAAAAGGCTACCGGCAAGAAGTTCGGTGATGCCGATAATCCCCTGCTGGTTTCAGTCAGATCCGGAGCCAAATTCTCCATGCCGGGCATGATGGATACGGTTCTTAATCTGGGTCTTAATGAAACCACACTCGAGGGGCTGGCTGCCCGGTCCAACAACCGTCGTTTCGCACTCGACAGCTATCGTCGTTTCATCAGTATGTTCGGCAATGTCGTTCTGGGAATCGATAAAGATGTGTTCGAAGAGGTCATCACCAAGACCAAGGCGACCCGTCGTGTAAAACAGGACAGCTCGCTTCAGGAAGCGGATCTCAAGGACATCATCAAGAAGTTCAAGAAGATTATCAAGCGTAAGACCGGTGAAGATTTCCCCGACGATCCGTTCGTTCAGTTGCGCATGTCCCGGGACGCGGTGTTTCGCAGTTGGAACAATCCCCGGGCTATTTCCTATCGGCGGCTCAATAATCTGCCGTCGGATCTCGGAACCGCGGTAAATATCCAGACGATGGTTTTCGGTAATCTGGGCAACGACTCCGGTACCGGTGTTGGTTTCACGCGTAACCCCGCCACCGGTGTGAAGGAGTTCTACGGAGAATACCTGCTCAACGCCCAGGGTGAGGATGTGGTCGCCGGGATTCGTACACCACAGCCGATTGATCAGCTCAACACCGATATGCCCGAAGTGTACAAACAGCTCAAGTCGATAACGACACGGTTGGAAAAACATTACCGTGATGTACAGGATTTCGAATTCACCATTGAAGACAAGAAGCTGTACATGCTCCAAACCCGTACGGGCAAGCGTACGGTGCAGGCCGCCATACGCATTGCGGTGGATATGGTCAAGGAGAAGTTGATCACCAAGGAAGAGGCGATCATGCGCATTGAGCCGCAACAGCTTGATCAGTTGCTTCACCCGAGTCTCGATCCCAAGGCGACTTATGATGTGGTCACTACGGGTTTGGCGGCATCGCCGGGAGCAGCCTCGGGAGCGGTTTATTTCACGGCCGATGATGTCGTTAAACACGGCGCTAAGAAGCCGTCCGTACTGGTTCGCGAAGAGACCAATCCGGACGACATCGAGGGCATGAACGCTGCGGTCGGTATTCTTACGGCGCGTGGCGGCATGACTTCACACGCCGCGGTGGTCGCGCGTGGTATGGGCAAGTGCTGTGTCTCCGGCGCTGAGGCGATCCGGGTCAATGCCAAGAAAAAGCAATTCCAGATCGGTAAGCTGATTATCAAGGAAGGCGAGATTATCACGCTCAACGGCTCGACGGGTCAGGTGATTCTGGGTGAAGTACCAACGGTCGATCCGGAGCTTTCCGGTGAGTTTTCCGAGTTCATGAGTTGGGCGGATGAAATCCGTCATTTGCGGGTTCGGACTAACGCCGACACGCCGCGCGATGCCGAGCAGGCGATTAAATTCGGTGCTGAAGGTATCGGGCTTTGTCGCACCGAACACATGTTCTTCGCTGAAGATCGTATCCCGATCGTACAGCGTATGATTCTGGCCGATACTCCCGAGGAACGACAGGCAGCGCTGGACAAGTTACTCCCGTTCCAGAAGAAGGACTTCATCGGAATTTTCAACGCCATGAACGGATTGCCGGTAACGATTCGTACACTCGATCCGCCGCTTCATGAGTTCCTGCCCGATAAAGCCAGTGTCCAGGCTAAAATCGATGCCCTTGACAAGAAGGATGACGAATACGAAGAGAAATACGAGCGGTTGCGTAAGGTGCTCCGCCGTATTGATGAACTCAAAGAGGTCAATCCGATGCTCGGTCATCGTGGTTGCCGTCTGGGTATCGTATATCCCGAAATCACTGAAATGCAGGTTCGCGCTATCATTGAAGCCGCCTGTGCTTTACTGAAGGATAAGAAAAAGGTCCATCCTGAGATCATGATCCCGTTGGTCGGACATGTCAACGAGTTCAAAAATCAGAAAGAGGTGGTTCTGAGGGTGGCGGCTGAGGTGATGGCTCGCCGCAAGATCAAGAAGCTGGATTTCATGGTCGGAACGATGATTGAAATCCCACGAGCAGCTCTCACCGCCGATGAAATCGCGGCCGAGGCCGAATTCTTCAGCTTTGGCACCAACGATCTGACCCAGATGAGCATGGGCTTCTCACGTGACGATGCCGGTAAGTTCCTCAATTTCTATGTGGAAAACGGCATTTTACCCCGGGATCCATTTGTCTCACTCGATCAGGAAGGTGTCGGCCAACTGATCAAAATGGGACGGGACAAAGGTGTTTCTGTCAGAGAGGATCTCAAGGTCGGTATCTGCGGCGAACACGGCGGCGATCCGGACTCGATCGACTTCTGTCACCGGGTCGGGATGAACTATGTCTCCTGTTCACCGTTCAGAGTGCCGATTGCCCGTCTGGCGGCAGCTCAGGCGACGATTCGCAACGGCAGCAAGTCAAAGGCGAAATCGAAGTAA
- a CDS encoding acetate--CoA ligase family protein — protein MKHPLDMIFRPRSVAVIGATSRKGSIGRETLHNILQAEFNGKVFPVNPSAEVIQSIKAYPSVLDIPDMVDMAIIIVRKEFVRDVAIQCGKKGVKGLVVITAGFSEVGKEGKKREQEVLAVCNEYGMRMIGPNCFGVVNTDPEINLNATFGKTYPRRGRIGFVTQSGAMGEAIMNIARDLGIGFSCVASIGNKADISSNDMLEYFKRDPNTDIILLYLENFGNPVKFTKIAREVCRIKPIVAVKSGRTSLGAKAASSHTGALAGLDVGVDALFEQTGVMRVDTVEELFDVANALSKQPVPKGNRVVVVTNAGGPGILATDALINHGMEMPALSESTVKKLKTFIPAEASFSNPMDMVAGAGPKEFKQTLDAVKNDARYDSIIPICVPPVTIDQMKVAETIAEAVSKSKKTVLACFMGTGLSSPSMNYLREHGVPVYIFPEAIAKTLSIIHKYRRRISEPCGKFKTFKVDKEKVQQIIDNARSEGRGSIVGDEAISILSAYGIQAMAYRYAWSAEEAVKVAGEMGYPVVMKINTPPILHKTEVGGVMVDLRTDKEVFDGFTSLKKRISELGEKGKFSVAMQGLITGGVETVMGMTIDPSFGPLIMFGLGGIYVEIMKDVSFRINPLTDVGADAMIHSLKSFPLLNGFRGAPPVNQKVLKETLLRLSQLVKDITCFAEIDINPFIVSPDKKRCAAVDARFILTKK, from the coding sequence ATGAAACATCCATTAGATATGATTTTTCGCCCTCGCTCGGTGGCCGTGATCGGGGCAACCTCGCGCAAGGGTTCAATCGGACGGGAAACGTTGCATAACATTTTACAGGCAGAGTTCAACGGCAAGGTATTCCCGGTCAATCCCTCAGCCGAGGTTATTCAGTCCATAAAGGCTTATCCGAGTGTACTTGATATACCGGATATGGTCGATATGGCGATCATTATTGTTCGTAAAGAATTCGTGCGCGATGTCGCCATCCAGTGTGGGAAGAAAGGTGTTAAAGGTCTGGTAGTCATCACGGCCGGATTCTCCGAGGTGGGTAAAGAAGGAAAGAAGCGCGAGCAGGAAGTTTTAGCTGTTTGCAACGAATACGGCATGCGCATGATCGGCCCCAACTGCTTTGGCGTTGTCAACACCGATCCTGAGATCAATCTTAATGCCACTTTCGGCAAAACCTACCCGCGGCGCGGACGTATCGGTTTCGTGACCCAGTCCGGGGCGATGGGCGAGGCGATTATGAATATCGCTCGTGATCTCGGGATAGGATTCTCTTGTGTGGCTTCCATCGGCAATAAGGCGGATATTTCCTCCAACGACATGTTGGAGTATTTCAAACGTGATCCCAATACCGACATTATCCTGTTGTATCTTGAGAATTTCGGTAACCCGGTGAAATTTACCAAGATCGCACGCGAAGTCTGTCGGATTAAGCCGATTGTCGCAGTCAAATCAGGTCGCACCAGTCTTGGAGCCAAAGCCGCCTCGTCGCATACCGGGGCTTTGGCCGGTCTGGATGTGGGGGTGGATGCGTTGTTCGAGCAGACCGGTGTGATGAGAGTGGATACGGTCGAAGAGCTCTTCGATGTTGCCAATGCTTTGTCCAAACAACCGGTGCCCAAAGGCAACCGGGTGGTGGTGGTTACCAACGCCGGCGGTCCCGGTATTCTCGCCACGGATGCCCTGATCAATCACGGCATGGAAATGCCGGCTTTGTCGGAATCTACGGTCAAAAAGCTCAAGACCTTCATTCCGGCGGAAGCCTCATTCTCCAATCCGATGGATATGGTTGCGGGAGCGGGTCCGAAGGAGTTCAAGCAGACGCTGGACGCGGTCAAGAACGATGCCCGCTACGATTCGATTATTCCGATTTGCGTTCCTCCGGTTACCATTGACCAGATGAAGGTTGCCGAGACAATAGCCGAAGCGGTCAGCAAAAGTAAGAAGACAGTGTTGGCCTGCTTCATGGGGACCGGACTCAGTTCTCCGTCGATGAATTACCTGCGAGAGCATGGTGTCCCGGTTTATATTTTCCCCGAGGCGATTGCCAAAACCCTTTCGATAATTCACAAATATCGCCGTCGTATCAGTGAACCGTGCGGTAAATTCAAAACGTTCAAGGTCGACAAGGAGAAGGTTCAACAGATCATCGACAACGCCCGCTCCGAAGGTCGCGGTTCGATTGTCGGAGATGAAGCGATCAGTATTCTTTCCGCTTACGGTATTCAGGCCATGGCTTATCGTTATGCCTGGTCGGCGGAGGAAGCGGTCAAGGTCGCCGGCGAGATGGGTTATCCGGTGGTGATGAAGATCAATACGCCGCCGATTCTCCACAAGACCGAGGTCGGTGGTGTTATGGTCGATCTGCGCACCGACAAGGAAGTTTTCGATGGTTTCACGTCGCTGAAAAAACGCATTAGCGAGTTGGGCGAAAAGGGTAAGTTCTCAGTGGCGATGCAGGGTCTGATTACCGGCGGTGTCGAAACGGTTATGGGTATGACGATTGACCCCTCGTTCGGTCCATTGATTATGTTTGGACTCGGTGGTATCTATGTCGAAATTATGAAGGATGTCTCGTTCCGGATCAATCCGTTGACCGACGTCGGAGCTGATGCCATGATTCACTCGCTTAAATCGTTCCCGTTGTTGAACGGTTTCCGGGGAGCGCCGCCGGTAAACCAGAAGGTGCTCAAGGAGACGCTCCTGCGTTTATCGCAATTGGTCAAGGATATTACCTGTTTTGCCGAGATCGACATCAACCCGTTTATTGTGTCTCCGGATAAAAAACGGTGTGCCGCGGTTGATGCACGTTTCATCCTGACTAAGAAGTAA
- the gltX gene encoding glutamate--tRNA ligase, translating to MNTDDKKRKVRVRIAPSPSGYVHVGTARTAIFNYLFARHHGGDFLVRIENTDETRSSQEFVDGILEAMKWLGLTWDEDIIYQSDRADLYAEHAQKILESGYGYRCFCTPEQLQADRDEAKANKSSMLYNRRCLKLSREEVDRKLADGVPHTIRIRIPDGELEFDDLVSGHLTRSSNDVEDFIIARSDGSATYNLAVVVDDHLMDISHVIRGNDHVTNTFKQIQIYKALGWDVPQFAHVPLILRPDKKKVSKRLGDKDVVAYREEGVLPEAMLNYLCLLGWSPKTDREIYSRDELIELFNAENFNSSNAIFDEEKLLAFNQEYIAHAGEHELAVIAAPMLVDAGFTTKYWLETRWEYLRQVIGLFKPRMKKVSDLIDQCDYFFSGDFQYDPETVAKRFTPEAAGWLTELADRFEKLTRFVPEELERVLDELAEELGQKRAALIHPTRLAVSGRPHGPGLFEMLTVLSQSVVIDRMRKAADYIRHNNK from the coding sequence ATGAATACGGACGATAAAAAAAGAAAAGTCAGAGTAAGAATTGCCCCGTCACCGTCGGGGTATGTACACGTGGGAACGGCACGAACGGCTATATTCAATTACCTTTTTGCTCGTCACCATGGCGGTGATTTCCTGGTTCGGATCGAGAATACCGATGAGACTCGCAGCAGTCAGGAATTCGTTGACGGCATCCTCGAAGCCATGAAATGGCTCGGATTGACCTGGGACGAGGATATCATTTATCAATCGGATCGCGCTGATCTCTACGCCGAGCATGCGCAGAAGATTCTCGAATCAGGTTATGGTTATCGCTGTTTCTGTACCCCCGAGCAACTTCAAGCTGATCGTGATGAGGCTAAAGCCAACAAAAGCTCGATGTTGTATAACCGTCGTTGCCTGAAGCTCAGCCGGGAAGAGGTCGATCGGAAACTGGCCGATGGTGTCCCTCACACGATTCGTATCAGGATTCCCGACGGAGAGCTGGAGTTCGATGATCTGGTTTCCGGTCATCTCACTCGTTCCTCGAACGATGTGGAAGATTTTATCATAGCACGTTCCGACGGTTCCGCCACCTATAACCTGGCGGTTGTCGTGGATGATCATCTGATGGATATCAGCCACGTTATTCGCGGCAATGACCATGTTACGAATACGTTCAAACAGATCCAGATATATAAAGCGCTCGGTTGGGATGTCCCTCAGTTTGCGCATGTCCCGCTGATTCTTCGTCCGGATAAAAAGAAGGTTTCCAAGCGGCTTGGAGACAAAGACGTGGTCGCTTATCGCGAAGAAGGTGTTCTTCCCGAGGCGATGCTCAATTACCTTTGTTTATTAGGTTGGTCGCCCAAGACGGATCGTGAAATATACTCACGCGATGAACTCATCGAGCTGTTCAACGCCGAGAACTTCAACTCCTCGAATGCCATTTTCGATGAAGAAAAGCTGCTGGCGTTCAACCAGGAGTATATCGCCCATGCCGGTGAACATGAGTTGGCCGTGATAGCAGCTCCGATGCTGGTCGATGCGGGATTTACGACAAAATACTGGCTCGAAACCCGCTGGGAATACCTGCGTCAGGTGATTGGTTTGTTCAAGCCGCGTATGAAAAAAGTGTCCGATTTGATAGACCAGTGTGATTATTTCTTCAGCGGTGACTTTCAGTACGATCCCGAAACTGTCGCCAAACGGTTCACTCCGGAAGCCGCCGGCTGGTTGACTGAACTGGCGGATCGTTTCGAGAAATTGACTCGGTTTGTTCCTGAAGAATTGGAACGAGTGCTGGATGAACTGGCCGAAGAGTTGGGTCAGAAACGAGCGGCTTTAATTCATCCCACCCGCCTGGCGGTGTCGGGACGACCGCACGGACCGGGTCTTTTTGAGATGCTGACGGTACTTTCTCAATCGGTAGTTATTGACAGAATGCGAAAAGCAGCCGATTATATCAGACATAATAACAAGTAA
- a CDS encoding ferritin family protein — protein MDSKTELANLLKTAIKGEEDGYMFYDLLSRKSDNADARRKLENLRDDELGHKETLIEIYKNKIGGEIGELPEKGLTALAEVFRKGHLEDLKNEREFINLAIEAELAATKFYEEQAKSAVFDEHKDVLLRMANEEHRHYELLMAEREAISGNYYWFGFDNSAPLED, from the coding sequence TTGGATAGTAAGACCGAGCTGGCCAATTTGCTAAAGACCGCGATCAAGGGGGAAGAGGACGGTTACATGTTCTATGACCTGCTCTCCAGGAAGAGCGATAACGCGGACGCCAGGCGTAAACTGGAGAACCTTCGCGACGACGAACTGGGACATAAGGAAACTCTGATAGAGATATACAAAAACAAAATCGGTGGTGAGATTGGTGAGCTGCCGGAGAAGGGGCTTACGGCTCTGGCGGAAGTGTTCAGGAAGGGACACCTTGAGGATCTCAAGAATGAACGCGAATTTATCAATCTGGCCATCGAGGCTGAACTGGCTGCTACTAAATTTTATGAGGAGCAGGCAAAGTCTGCCGTATTCGACGAGCACAAAGATGTCCTGCTGCGCATGGCCAATGAAGAGCATCGTCATTACGAGTTGCTCATGGCCGAACGTGAGGCCATAAGCGGCAATTACTACTGGTTTGGTTTCGACAACAGCGCTCCGCTCGAAGATTGA
- a CDS encoding redoxin domain-containing protein, with translation MPTHPDDRHKLKVGDEAPDFTLPTHNEGELNLNWYRDRKNVVLAFYPADWTPVCATQVPGYQEVYERFEDYDCQLLCVSCDSIPCHIAWARSMGGLSFPLMSDFWPHGEVAKLYGEFNTRGFSNRSVYLIDKKGIIRFIERVDPAEMPDNDKLFNQLAALQEK, from the coding sequence TTGCCTACGCATCCCGACGATAGACATAAGCTGAAGGTAGGAGACGAAGCGCCGGATTTCACCTTACCTACGCACAATGAGGGGGAGTTGAATCTCAACTGGTATCGCGATCGGAAGAACGTCGTGCTGGCGTTCTATCCGGCTGACTGGACGCCGGTCTGCGCCACTCAGGTGCCCGGTTATCAGGAAGTCTACGAACGGTTTGAAGATTATGATTGCCAATTGCTGTGTGTCTCGTGCGATTCGATTCCATGCCATATCGCCTGGGCGCGTTCCATGGGTGGTCTGTCATTTCCATTGATGTCGGATTTCTGGCCACACGGTGAGGTTGCCAAGCTCTATGGAGAATTTAACACACGGGGATTCTCGAATCGTTCCGTGTATTTAATTGACAAGAAAGGCATTATCCGATTCATCGAACGAGTCGATCCCGCCGAAATGCCCGATAACGATAAGCTGTTCAATCAACTGGCAGCCTTACAGGAAAAATAG
- a CDS encoding peroxiredoxin family protein yields the protein MLTIGSKAPTFNLDGSGGGKVSLASLKGHFAVIVFYPRNNTPGCNRQLTGLEQARPEFEKLNTLVLAINPADIKSHQNYCEKKGFKFPILSDPERLTLTRYKALKDDGQKVQRSVYAVDPDGKIIFAQQGQADYKEIMELIKSRM from the coding sequence ATGCTTACAATCGGTTCCAAAGCACCGACCTTCAACCTGGACGGCTCCGGTGGCGGTAAGGTCTCGCTCGCATCTCTTAAGGGGCATTTCGCCGTTATAGTTTTTTATCCTCGGAACAATACCCCCGGCTGTAACCGGCAGTTAACCGGTCTGGAACAAGCCCGCCCGGAATTCGAGAAACTCAATACTTTGGTGCTGGCTATTAATCCAGCCGATATAAAATCTCACCAAAACTACTGCGAGAAGAAGGGCTTCAAGTTCCCGATTTTATCCGATCCCGAGCGTCTGACGCTGACCAGGTACAAAGCTCTCAAGGATGACGGTCAGAAAGTGCAACGGTCGGTGTATGCGGTCGATCCCGACGGAAAAATCATTTTTGCCCAACAAGGACAAGCCGACTATAAAGAGATCATGGAGTTGATCAAGAGCCGAATGTAA
- a CDS encoding NAD(P)/FAD-dependent oxidoreductase, producing the protein MSAQFSGDRQSEIYDITIIGAGPVGLYGLYYAGLRLMKAKAVDMLEEVGGGLTALYPEKYIYDVAGFPEVLAKDLVKQLKDQAGQYPQTLCLGEKVLGIEDVDDDLFKIVTDKGEHFSRTVVICTGLGAYIPRSLDIPNIRELEGRGVFYFVREPERFRDKRILVVGGGDAAFDASLMLEPIARSVVHIHRNDFFNAYEDSIVKVRRSRVDLKAPFWELQRIEGEDWVERATIVNSRTDEAIDLEVDAIFLNLGFLTNLGPIEAWGLAIDKNAIIVDSRMRTNRPGIFAAGDIVTYDGKLKLISTGCGEVAVAVNNAKNYIDPKAKVSPGHSTEKHVPAQRKMTRMISQNEIEK; encoded by the coding sequence ATGAGTGCTCAATTTTCAGGCGACAGGCAATCTGAAATTTACGACATCACTATCATTGGGGCCGGACCGGTCGGTCTCTATGGTCTCTATTATGCCGGTTTGCGTTTGATGAAAGCCAAGGCTGTCGATATGCTGGAGGAAGTAGGCGGTGGCCTGACGGCGCTCTATCCCGAGAAATATATTTACGATGTGGCCGGTTTCCCCGAGGTATTGGCCAAGGATCTCGTTAAGCAGCTCAAAGATCAGGCCGGACAATACCCACAGACGCTTTGTCTGGGCGAGAAAGTGCTCGGAATAGAAGATGTGGATGATGACTTGTTCAAGATTGTCACCGATAAAGGCGAGCATTTCTCCCGTACGGTCGTTATATGCACCGGCTTGGGAGCGTATATCCCGCGGAGTCTGGATATCCCGAATATCAGGGAGCTTGAGGGCCGAGGAGTGTTTTATTTCGTGCGAGAGCCGGAGCGATTCAGGGATAAACGGATTCTGGTCGTGGGGGGCGGTGATGCCGCTTTCGATGCCTCATTGATGCTGGAGCCAATTGCTCGCTCGGTGGTGCATATCCACCGCAACGACTTCTTCAACGCTTATGAGGATTCGATAGTCAAAGTCCGTCGCTCTCGGGTAGATTTGAAAGCGCCTTTCTGGGAGTTGCAGCGGATCGAGGGAGAAGATTGGGTTGAGCGAGCCACGATTGTCAACTCCCGAACCGATGAAGCGATTGATCTCGAAGTTGACGCGATTTTCTTGAATCTCGGTTTTCTTACCAATCTTGGTCCGATTGAAGCCTGGGGGCTGGCAATCGATAAAAACGCGATTATCGTAGATAGTCGTATGAGAACCAATCGTCCCGGTATTTTTGCCGCCGGTGATATTGTTACTTATGATGGAAAACTTAAGCTGATCTCGACCGGCTGCGGAGAAGTGGCGGTTGCGGTCAACAACGCCAAGAACTATATTGATCCGAAAGCCAAGGTTAGTCCGGGGCATTCGACCGAAAAGCATGTTCCGGCCCAACGCAAAATGACAAGAATGATATCTCAGAACGAAATTGAAAAGTGA
- the nadA gene encoding quinolinate synthase NadA, whose product MYFTLPQEYRQADKNELIERIQAARKELGDRLCILAHHYQRMEVVEMGDYRGDSYDLSKTAASRKDVELIVFCGVHFMAESADILSGDHQKVFLPNPLAGCPMADMAEMADVLEAWEYLKPFGAEERFMPISYMNTTAGLKAFTGKYGGVICTSSNAPKAFNYGFSHREKVFFFPDENLGYNTGLKYGLKPEEMVLWDFSRKEGGLTREQVDKARLILWKGHCHVHTTFKAEHVRKVKEDDPEALVVVHPECPPDVVAAADANGSTKFIVDYCEKAPAGATIAIGTEINLVARMAATYPDKKIIELSGQTCPVCANMYRTTLGDLAYTLENYADLKPIKVPEPTRSDALIALEKMLEIA is encoded by the coding sequence ATGTATTTCACTCTGCCACAGGAATACAGACAAGCCGACAAGAATGAGTTGATCGAGCGTATCCAGGCCGCTCGCAAGGAATTGGGCGACCGTCTTTGTATCCTTGCGCATCATTACCAGAGGATGGAAGTCGTAGAGATGGGGGACTACCGGGGCGACAGCTACGACTTGTCCAAAACGGCAGCTTCCAGGAAGGATGTCGAACTCATCGTTTTCTGCGGAGTACATTTTATGGCCGAATCGGCCGACATCCTCTCGGGCGATCATCAGAAGGTCTTTTTGCCCAATCCGCTGGCCGGTTGTCCGATGGCCGACATGGCTGAAATGGCCGATGTACTCGAAGCCTGGGAATACCTCAAGCCGTTCGGTGCTGAAGAACGATTCATGCCGATTTCCTATATGAACACTACCGCCGGACTCAAAGCTTTCACGGGCAAGTATGGGGGGGTGATCTGTACATCCTCGAATGCCCCCAAGGCTTTCAACTATGGTTTCAGTCACCGCGAGAAGGTTTTTTTCTTCCCGGATGAAAACCTCGGATACAACACCGGTCTGAAATACGGTCTCAAGCCGGAAGAAATGGTCCTTTGGGATTTCTCCCGAAAAGAAGGCGGTCTCACCCGGGAACAAGTCGATAAAGCTCGGTTGATTCTCTGGAAGGGACACTGTCATGTGCATACGACCTTCAAAGCCGAACATGTGAGGAAGGTCAAAGAAGACGACCCGGAAGCGCTGGTGGTGGTGCATCCGGAATGCCCGCCCGACGTAGTAGCGGCCGCCGATGCCAACGGCTCGACCAAGTTCATTGTCGATTATTGTGAAAAAGCCCCGGCCGGGGCGACGATTGCGATCGGCACCGAAATCAATCTGGTGGCGCGCATGGCCGCCACCTATCCCGACAAGAAAATTATCGAGTTGTCCGGTCAAACCTGCCCGGTTTGCGCCAATATGTACCGGACGACTCTGGGCGACCTGGCCTATACCTTGGAAAACTACGCTGATCTTAAACCGATTAAGGTCCCGGAACCAACCCGTAGCGATGCCCTCATTGCTTTAGAAAAAATGCTTGAGATCGCCTGA